The following coding sequences are from one Xylanivirga thermophila window:
- a CDS encoding ABC transporter permease has translation MGHQLKLVFKSSKFVTGFIIFMTMFLLAILFPIFSMTNPLEMTGGLFYKPGTYISVVDVVETKDYDLKMDVVSNRLAKHVTKEEQNLMLEWLTKYCTKISKEELNNLKTSRDIVKLWLKYYDPDTKIEGATIAYKKKFPRLFKKVENILNDEGYMITKKDAETGELNVIKQISNNSYVNTKDIVNKKTFVLGTDNFGRDVFIELTSAIGNSLKIGFVAGSIATILGLVIGLLAGYVGGFLDNVLTFITNLFTVIPSFVILVLISVSVGEKGRDVMTTALVIGITSWPWTARSVRSQTISLRNRDHVNLSRLSGHSLFKIILTDILPYVASYVVMAYILQIASGILSEAQLSMIGLGPSTTEIATLGLMLNWAMQFQAPLSGAWWAFIPVILSIALITFSLNLMNTGLDQIFNPQLRD, from the coding sequence ATGGGACATCAATTGAAATTGGTATTTAAATCATCAAAGTTTGTTACGGGATTTATAATATTTATGACTATGTTTCTATTGGCAATACTGTTTCCGATATTTTCAATGACTAATCCCCTTGAAATGACAGGAGGTTTATTTTATAAGCCAGGAACCTATATATCTGTTGTTGATGTAGTAGAGACAAAAGATTATGACCTTAAAATGGATGTGGTATCTAATAGATTAGCAAAACATGTTACAAAAGAGGAGCAAAATTTAATGTTGGAATGGCTAACTAAATATTGCACAAAGATAAGCAAAGAAGAACTTAATAACCTAAAAACATCCCGGGATATTGTAAAATTATGGCTGAAGTATTATGACCCCGATACCAAAATAGAAGGCGCTACCATAGCATATAAGAAAAAGTTTCCTAGATTATTTAAAAAAGTAGAAAACATATTAAATGATGAAGGTTATATGATAACTAAAAAAGATGCAGAAACAGGGGAATTAAATGTTATTAAACAAATATCAAATAATTCCTATGTCAATACAAAGGATATTGTAAATAAAAAAACATTTGTCTTAGGAACTGATAATTTTGGAAGGGATGTATTTATAGAGTTAACCTCAGCTATAGGGAATTCTCTTAAAATTGGATTTGTTGCAGGCAGCATAGCGACCATACTCGGATTGGTTATAGGTCTTCTAGCAGGGTATGTTGGTGGATTTCTAGATAATGTTTTAACCTTTATTACTAATCTATTTACCGTTATACCCTCATTTGTAATTTTAGTATTAATATCGGTAAGCGTAGGAGAAAAGGGTAGGGATGTTATGACTACGGCATTAGTTATAGGCATTACATCCTGGCCATGGACAGCTCGTTCTGTCAGATCACAGACAATTTCCCTTAGAAACCGTGATCATGTTAATTTATCAAGGTTATCAGGACATAGTTTATTTAAAATCATTTTGACAGATATACTTCCCTATGTGGCATCTTATGTTGTTATGGCATATATTTTGCAGATTGCTTCAGGGATTCTTTCGGAAGCACAACTATCTATGATAGGATTAGGACCTAGTACCACTGAAATAGCTACTTTAGGTCTTATGCTAAATTGGGCAATGCAGTTTCAAGCACCATTATCTGGAGCATGGTGGGCATTTATTCCCGTAATTTTATCAATAGCTCTAATTACATTTTCGCTTAATCTGATGAATACAGGTCTAGATCAGATATTTAATCCCCAGTTGAGAGATTAG
- a CDS encoding ABC transporter ATP-binding protein encodes MSSTILKVDNLKTKYITRFKEDVYAVDGVSLQLEEGKSLGIAGESGCGKSTLALSLMGYYFPPLHYVSGTIQIGDKVITDMDPDEVRKTILGTEIAYIPQAAMNALNPTQKIIHFIEDVVNAHDSSMSKKDIYDLARERFEALKLSEEVLQKYAVELSGGMKQRTVIAISTILSPKILIADEPSSALDVTSQKMVIKMIKDMMEKGFIKSLIFITHELPLLYNVTDDIMVMYAGEIVEKGTAKEVVFDPLHPYSKGLMNSIIIPEQGMRDVKLRAIPGTPPNLKNPPKGCRFADRCKYVLPECRVNKIAEVYEDDGRMYRCLLTRGQLREVEA; translated from the coding sequence ATGAGTAGTACAATATTGAAGGTAGATAATTTGAAAACTAAATATATAACTAGATTTAAAGAAGATGTATATGCAGTAGATGGTGTATCATTACAGCTTGAGGAAGGCAAATCTTTGGGGATTGCAGGGGAGTCTGGATGTGGTAAATCCACCCTTGCCTTAAGTTTGATGGGATACTATTTTCCACCACTTCATTATGTAAGTGGGACGATTCAAATAGGTGATAAAGTTATCACTGATATGGATCCGGATGAAGTAAGAAAAACCATACTTGGTACTGAAATTGCCTATATACCACAAGCTGCAATGAATGCGTTAAATCCAACACAAAAGATCATACATTTTATTGAAGATGTTGTTAATGCACATGATTCGAGCATGTCCAAAAAAGATATATATGATCTAGCTCGTGAAAGATTTGAAGCCTTGAAATTATCTGAAGAAGTATTGCAAAAGTATGCCGTTGAATTGTCTGGAGGAATGAAGCAGCGTACTGTTATTGCAATATCAACAATATTATCACCTAAAATATTGATTGCAGATGAGCCATCTTCTGCCCTAGATGTTACATCGCAAAAAATGGTTATAAAGATGATAAAAGATATGATGGAAAAAGGATTTATAAAATCGCTAATCTTTATAACACATGAGCTCCCGCTTCTTTATAATGTAACTGATGATATTATGGTAATGTATGCAGGAGAAATAGTTGAAAAAGGGACTGCGAAAGAAGTGGTATTCGATCCCCTTCATCCATATTCTAAAGGTTTGATGAATTCTATAATTATACCAGAGCAAGGTATGAGGGATGTTAAATTGAGAGCGATTCCCGGCACACCCCCAAACTTAAAAAATCCACCTAAAGGTTGTCGCTTTGCAGATCGTTGCAAATATGTTTTACCAGAATGTAGGGTTAATAAAATCGCTGAAGTTTATGAAGATGATGGACGCATGTACAGATGCCTATTGACAAGAGGGCAGTTAAGGGAGGTTGAGGCTTGA
- a CDS encoding ABC transporter ATP-binding protein, translating to MAADDMFLSGRGVTKIFGFGDKKTVAVDRVDFNFKKGEIISIVGESGSGKTTLAKMILGLISLTEGEIFYKGAPRDISTRRNKKEYWKQIQAVFQDPFSSFNIFRKIDTVLLDCINMKGNKGISYNEKIELMKEACSFVNLKFEELTNKYPFELSGGQMQRLMIARVFLLKPQILIADEPTSMIDACSRATILDMLLKLRDKIDMTIIFITHDIGLAYYVSDWVYIMEKGIFVENGTADDVILNPKADYTKRLIGDVPKIYDKWDLSIG from the coding sequence ATGGCAGCAGACGATATGTTTTTAAGTGGAAGAGGGGTAACCAAAATATTTGGTTTTGGTGACAAAAAGACAGTTGCTGTAGATAGAGTGGATTTTAATTTTAAAAAAGGCGAAATTATATCTATTGTAGGTGAGAGTGGAAGTGGTAAGACCACTCTTGCAAAGATGATTTTAGGTCTTATTAGCTTGACGGAAGGCGAAATCTTTTATAAAGGTGCTCCACGGGATATTAGTACTAGACGTAATAAGAAAGAATACTGGAAGCAGATTCAAGCTGTTTTTCAAGATCCTTTTTCTTCTTTTAACATTTTTAGAAAAATCGATACTGTTTTATTAGATTGTATAAACATGAAAGGAAATAAGGGCATTTCATATAATGAAAAAATAGAGCTTATGAAAGAAGCTTGTAGTTTCGTGAATCTGAAATTTGAAGAATTAACTAATAAATATCCATTTGAGCTTTCAGGTGGACAGATGCAGAGGTTAATGATTGCTAGAGTTTTTTTATTAAAACCCCAAATTCTAATAGCGGATGAGCCAACATCAATGATAGATGCATGTTCTCGTGCAACTATTCTTGATATGCTCTTAAAATTGCGTGATAAAATCGATATGACCATAATATTCATTACCCATGATATAGGACTTGCATATTATGTTTCAGATTGGGTATATATTATGGAAAAAGGTATATTTGTTGAAAATGGCACTGCAGATGATGTCATTTTAAACCCTAAAGCTGATTATACTAAGAGATTAATTGGGGATGTGCCTAAAATTTACGACAAATGGGATCTATCAATAGGCTGA
- a CDS encoding glycoside hydrolase family 3 C-terminal domain-containing protein — protein sequence MKGDFKGIIKEMTLEEKASLCSGLDFWHTKCIKRLNVPSIMMADGPHGLRKQADETDHLGLNVSVPATCFPSGATLACSWDRSLLEKVGEALGEECQAQGVSILLGPAVNIKRSPLCGRNFEYFSEDPYLSSELAASHIKGVQSQGVGTSLKHFTANNQEHKRLIIDAKIDERTLREIYLSSFEGTVKQAKPWTVMCAYNKVNGKYCSENRYLLTDILREEWGYEGFVVSDWGAVNDRVDALISGLELEMPSSGGTGDRKIIDAVKKGVLSESVLDEAVERLLRIIFKAIDNKREGATYDEDVHHQLAREVARECMVLLKNEDEILPLKKEGTLAVIGSFAKYPRYQGGGSSHVNPTRVDSALGEIKKLAGANMGVLYADGYRLDGESGLFSGKAFSSNSDIVDETLIKEAKEIAQKADVAVVFAGLPESYESEAFDRRHIRIPEGHRQLIEEVAEVNKNIIVILSNGSPIEMPWLDRVKGVLEGYLGGQAFGGAVADLLFGIANPCGKLAETFPVKLSDNPSYLNFPGDGTKVEYKEGLFVGYRYYEAKKMETLFPFGYGLSYTSFDYTDIWIDRDSILDTEELTVNIKIKNTGSVTGKEIVQLYVKDIESSVVRPIKELKGFEKISLKPGEEKTVTFTLGKRAFAYYNEDIKDWYVEDGEFEILVGGSSRCTPLKAVVYISSTEKIKKIYTRNSTVEDIMASPKGQKILEEFIKDSPLGISDGQISSGMAEMIKGMPLRNIVMFSNGQFTDDMLNILLKELNQ from the coding sequence ATGAAGGGGGATTTTAAAGGTATTATTAAGGAGATGACGCTTGAAGAAAAGGCAAGTTTATGTTCTGGCCTTGATTTCTGGCATACAAAATGTATTAAAAGATTAAATGTTCCTTCTATTATGATGGCTGATGGTCCACATGGCCTTAGAAAGCAGGCAGATGAGACAGATCACCTTGGGTTAAATGTAAGTGTTCCTGCAACTTGTTTTCCTTCAGGTGCTACTTTGGCCTGTTCATGGGATAGATCATTGCTTGAAAAGGTGGGGGAGGCTTTAGGTGAGGAATGTCAAGCGCAAGGTGTTTCAATTTTATTAGGTCCGGCTGTTAATATTAAGAGATCTCCACTTTGTGGTAGAAATTTCGAGTATTTTTCTGAGGATCCTTATCTGTCTAGTGAATTAGCCGCAAGTCATATAAAGGGTGTTCAAAGCCAAGGTGTAGGGACTTCATTAAAGCATTTTACAGCGAATAATCAAGAGCATAAACGCTTGATAATTGATGCTAAAATTGATGAAAGAACGCTACGAGAAATATATCTATCTAGCTTTGAAGGTACAGTAAAGCAGGCAAAACCTTGGACTGTTATGTGTGCATACAATAAGGTCAATGGTAAGTATTGTTCTGAGAATAGATATTTATTGACAGATATTTTGAGGGAAGAGTGGGGATATGAAGGCTTCGTAGTATCTGATTGGGGTGCAGTCAATGATCGAGTAGATGCATTAATATCAGGGTTAGAACTTGAGATGCCTTCTAGTGGTGGAACAGGAGATAGGAAGATTATAGATGCAGTAAAAAAGGGCGTATTATCTGAATCGGTGTTAGATGAAGCGGTCGAAAGGCTACTTAGAATTATATTTAAGGCAATTGATAATAAGAGGGAAGGTGCCACATATGATGAGGATGTACATCATCAATTGGCAAGGGAAGTAGCTAGGGAGTGTATGGTCCTTTTGAAAAATGAGGATGAAATTCTTCCTTTGAAAAAGGAAGGTACACTAGCAGTAATAGGCAGTTTTGCTAAATATCCAAGATATCAAGGTGGAGGAAGTTCCCACGTCAATCCTACGAGAGTAGATAGTGCGTTGGGAGAGATAAAAAAGTTAGCAGGAGCTAATATGGGAGTTTTATATGCTGATGGCTATAGATTAGATGGAGAAAGTGGTTTGTTTTCAGGTAAGGCATTTAGTTCTAATAGCGATATTGTCGATGAGACTTTAATAAAAGAGGCAAAAGAGATTGCTCAAAAAGCAGATGTGGCAGTCGTATTTGCAGGACTACCAGAGAGCTATGAGTCAGAGGCCTTTGATAGACGGCATATCAGAATACCCGAGGGACATAGACAGCTAATTGAGGAAGTGGCCGAAGTCAATAAAAATATTATAGTGATCCTTAGTAACGGGTCACCCATTGAAATGCCTTGGCTAGATCGGGTTAAAGGAGTATTGGAAGGTTATTTAGGTGGCCAGGCATTTGGAGGAGCAGTTGCAGACTTGCTATTTGGTATTGCCAATCCTTGCGGTAAACTAGCCGAAACATTCCCTGTTAAGTTAAGTGATAATCCTTCATATTTGAACTTCCCAGGAGATGGGACAAAAGTAGAGTATAAGGAAGGACTTTTTGTAGGTTATAGATACTATGAAGCAAAAAAGATGGAGACATTGTTTCCATTTGGATATGGATTGAGCTATACTAGCTTTGATTATACTGATATATGGATAGATAGGGATTCCATATTGGATACTGAAGAATTAACTGTAAACATCAAGATAAAAAATACTGGTAGTGTTACTGGCAAAGAGATTGTTCAGCTCTATGTAAAGGATATTGAAAGTAGCGTAGTCAGGCCTATAAAGGAGTTAAAGGGATTTGAAAAGATAAGTCTTAAGCCAGGTGAGGAAAAGACAGTCACATTTACTTTGGGGAAGAGAGCTTTTGCCTACTACAATGAAGATATAAAAGATTGGTATGTGGAAGATGGTGAGTTTGAAATATTGGTTGGCGGATCTTCAAGGTGTACACCCTTAAAGGCTGTTGTATATATAAGCTCCACTGAGAAAATAAAGAAGATTTATACAAGGAATAGTACTGTAGAGGATATTATGGCTAGTCCAAAAGGGCAAAAAATACTAGAAGAGTTTATTAAAGATAGTCCTTTGGGAATCTCTGATGGTCAAATTTCAAGTGGAATGGCGGAGATGATAAAAGGGATGCCCCTTAGAAATATAGTTATGTTCAGCAATGGTCAATTTACAGATGATATGCTTAATATTCTGCTAAAAGAGTTAAACCAGTAG
- a CDS encoding LacI family DNA-binding transcriptional regulator — MSQRVTMKDIADRLGVSNVTVSKALNDKEGVSEELRTKIKKTANEMGYRYNTAAKSIRKGYNYNIGVVVAEKFTNDVQSFYFKFYHHISKILENYQYFGMLHILTYAEERELMLPKMYNEMKVDGLIILGQISKAYIEILKEVDVPVVFLDFYDEHGEFDCVISDNFYSAYEITNYLINKGHTKIAFVGNIYATSSIQDRFLGYYKSLLEHGMQLDKEYIISDRDNDGKLIDLSIPKNLPTAFVCNCDRIAYNLAKKLNEQGYRIPEDCSIVGFDNDIFSTLSDLKLTTVEVNMKEMAETAIKIIMSKVQDSNKKYGRVSIKGKIIYRDSVEQIK, encoded by the coding sequence GTGAGCCAAAGAGTTACAATGAAAGATATTGCAGACAGATTGGGCGTTAGTAATGTAACTGTATCAAAGGCTTTAAATGACAAGGAAGGAGTCAGTGAAGAACTAAGGACCAAGATAAAGAAAACTGCGAACGAAATGGGTTACCGGTATAATACAGCAGCTAAATCCATAAGAAAAGGTTATAACTATAATATAGGTGTAGTTGTTGCAGAAAAATTTACAAACGATGTGCAATCTTTTTATTTTAAATTTTATCACCATATATCTAAAATACTAGAAAATTATCAATATTTCGGCATGCTGCATATATTGACCTATGCTGAAGAGAGAGAATTAATGCTGCCTAAAATGTATAATGAGATGAAAGTAGATGGACTTATCATTTTAGGGCAGATTAGCAAAGCGTATATAGAGATTTTAAAAGAAGTAGATGTGCCTGTAGTATTTTTAGATTTTTATGATGAACATGGTGAGTTTGATTGTGTAATATCTGATAATTTTTATAGTGCATATGAGATAACAAATTATTTAATAAATAAAGGCCACACAAAAATAGCTTTCGTAGGTAATATATATGCTACAAGCAGTATACAGGACAGATTCCTAGGCTATTATAAATCTTTATTAGAGCATGGTATGCAATTAGACAAAGAATATATTATCAGTGATAGGGATAATGATGGCAAGTTGATAGACTTAAGTATCCCAAAAAATTTGCCTACAGCTTTTGTATGCAATTGTGATCGTATAGCATATAATTTAGCTAAAAAATTAAATGAGCAGGGATATAGGATCCCGGAAGATTGTTCAATAGTGGGATTTGACAATGATATTTTTTCTACATTATCTGATCTTAAGCTAACAACGGTAGAAGTTAATATGAAGGAAATGGCTGAAACTGCTATTAAGATTATTATGAGCAAAGTTCAAGATTCTAATAAAAAGTATGGTAGAGTATCAATTAAAGGAAAAATTATATATAGAGATTCGGTAGAACAAATAAAATAA
- a CDS encoding glycoside hydrolase family 2 protein yields MRIKQKFNHDWYYIDNFKEEYTNKDSEMDRFCPVLLPHANKELPYSYFDEKEYQFISCYKKDFTIEKDAKGKTIFIEFEGVMAACEVYVNGKYVGEHRGGYVPAVFDITPFVQYESKNTMVVKVDSREREDIPPFGNVIDYLTFGGIYRDVYLYILDTIHINNVFYNYKIKDDKIILEPIVYITSNEEKDIEIVLSLDNKEFSWNVTVQKGKEQELILNSIEITNIEMWDIKNPVRYSACMILKHQGKTLDNYETKLGFRNIQIDETGFHLNGRKIKLRGLNRHQSFPYVGYAMPKRVQQKDADILKYELGLNIVRTSHYPQSPYFLDRCDEIGLLVLEEIPGWQHISKREDWRNCVLSDVEKMIARDRNHPAIIMWGVRINESGDDHELYTRTNALARKLDPTRPTTGIRCICNSEFLEDVYAMNDFIYDGGETVLRSQQQVTGLNHKVPYIVTEYNGHMFPTKRFDNEHRLIEHAMRHAIIQNEAGLRNEIMGAIGWCAFDYNTHCDFGSGDRICYHGVMDMFRIPKWASYVYLSQVSPKEKLVLQPLSHWTIGDRNQGGVSPLIVLTNCDHIEIKVEGKSLGKYYPDDNFRGLEHPPITVDFQFGEWGVGWGDLELLGYVNDEIAITRKFAKNPYLSRIDVKADDTLLYNDEMDATRIVCKLVDQYGNILPYLNEVLYLETQGDIEIIGPKTVATMGGCIGFWIKTTGKKANTEATVTIRCDRCKEENIKIQLRSMK; encoded by the coding sequence ATGAGAATAAAACAAAAATTTAATCATGACTGGTATTATATTGATAACTTCAAAGAAGAGTATACCAATAAAGATTCGGAAATGGATAGATTCTGTCCTGTCCTATTACCCCATGCAAACAAAGAATTACCCTACAGCTATTTTGATGAAAAAGAATATCAATTTATTTCATGTTACAAAAAAGACTTTACAATAGAAAAGGATGCTAAAGGCAAGACTATATTTATTGAATTTGAAGGTGTAATGGCTGCCTGCGAAGTATATGTAAATGGGAAATATGTAGGCGAACATAGAGGTGGATATGTTCCTGCAGTATTTGACATAACGCCATTTGTTCAGTATGAAAGTAAAAACACAATGGTAGTTAAAGTAGATTCTAGAGAACGGGAAGATATACCCCCGTTTGGAAATGTAATAGACTATCTGACCTTTGGTGGCATATATAGGGATGTATACCTATATATATTAGATACTATCCACATCAATAATGTGTTTTACAACTACAAGATAAAAGATGACAAAATAATATTGGAACCTATTGTATATATTACTTCAAACGAGGAGAAGGATATTGAGATTGTTTTATCCCTAGATAACAAGGAGTTCAGCTGGAATGTAACAGTCCAAAAAGGAAAAGAGCAAGAGTTAATCTTAAACTCTATAGAAATTACCAATATAGAAATGTGGGATATTAAAAACCCTGTACGATATTCAGCCTGTATGATATTAAAACATCAAGGGAAAACACTGGATAACTACGAAACTAAATTGGGCTTTAGAAATATACAAATAGACGAAACCGGATTTCATCTAAATGGTAGAAAGATAAAATTGAGGGGACTTAACCGCCATCAATCCTTCCCATACGTAGGATATGCAATGCCAAAAAGAGTGCAACAAAAAGATGCCGACATTCTTAAATATGAATTAGGGCTTAACATAGTCAGGACATCACACTATCCCCAATCGCCATATTTTTTGGATCGTTGTGATGAGATAGGACTTTTAGTCCTAGAAGAAATCCCTGGATGGCAACATATCAGTAAAAGGGAAGATTGGCGCAATTGTGTCCTATCCGATGTTGAAAAAATGATAGCAAGGGATCGTAACCATCCAGCAATCATAATGTGGGGAGTTAGGATCAATGAATCAGGGGATGACCATGAACTTTATACAAGGACAAATGCACTAGCCCGTAAACTAGATCCCACAAGACCCACAACTGGTATAAGATGCATTTGCAACAGTGAATTTTTAGAAGATGTCTATGCAATGAATGACTTTATATATGATGGTGGCGAAACAGTTTTAAGATCTCAACAGCAGGTAACAGGCCTTAATCATAAGGTACCGTATATAGTCACAGAATATAACGGACATATGTTCCCTACAAAACGATTTGACAATGAACATAGGTTAATAGAACATGCAATGCGCCATGCGATCATACAAAATGAAGCAGGACTTAGGAATGAAATTATGGGCGCTATAGGTTGGTGTGCATTTGACTACAATACCCATTGTGATTTTGGGTCAGGAGACAGAATATGCTATCACGGAGTTATGGATATGTTCAGAATCCCAAAATGGGCAAGCTATGTATATCTAAGTCAAGTAAGTCCTAAAGAAAAGTTAGTTTTACAACCCCTTAGTCATTGGACTATAGGTGATAGAAATCAAGGAGGAGTAAGCCCACTTATAGTACTAACAAACTGCGATCACATAGAAATAAAAGTAGAAGGCAAAAGTTTAGGAAAGTATTATCCAGACGATAATTTTAGAGGATTAGAGCATCCGCCAATTACAGTAGACTTCCAATTTGGTGAATGGGGAGTTGGATGGGGCGACTTAGAACTCCTCGGCTATGTAAATGACGAAATTGCCATAACGAGAAAGTTTGCAAAAAACCCCTATTTATCACGCATTGATGTAAAAGCAGATGATACCTTACTATACAACGATGAGATGGATGCTACACGCATTGTATGTAAGTTAGTAGACCAATATGGCAATATTTTGCCATACTTAAATGAAGTATTATATCTGGAAACCCAGGGTGATATAGAAATTATAGGTCCCAAGACAGTTGCTACCATGGGAGGATGCATAGGTTTCTGGATAAAAACAACTGGTAAAAAAGCAAATACTGAGGCTACTGTCACTATTAGATGTGATCGTTGCAAAGAAGAGAATATAAAAATCCAACTAAGGTCCATGAAATAA